AGCTAGATAAAACTTAAAACCCTTTCTACTTACaattaaacaaacaaacaaaaaaaggacATCATGTTTTCATATTATGCCAGACTAAAGTCAAATTTATATCATGTTCATTTCCCcccaatacaaaaaaaaaaaggtaaaaattaaagaagaatctTGTATCACTTGGCCAAAGCAGACACTAGCATTAGCTTAACACAGTAAACAATCTTTATGCAATAAACCCAAATGgttctcaaaattaaaaaagtagcCAAATTTGCTGCAATCAGCTTCACCATGTACAAAAATGGTAttgtaccaaaaaaattgataaaaaaaaaatataaaacataaagaaaGACCAAGGGTGGCATACCTCAGATACAGGTTAGCACTTAGGACCGCGTGAGAGGGAAAACAAATTGAATTCGACGAAGGCTAGCTTCAAACAAAGGCATGCGCGTTACCTAATTCAGACATAATGTtgcagatttatttatttttatttattgacaatgttagaataagaagaagagaaagatgcaCAGCGAGAAACAAACGATGGTGAAATCTGAAAGCTTACGGTGAAGTGAGACTTGAGAGGAGAGCGACTGAGCCAGAAAGGGTAAGAGTGGAATAATATTCAATGAActtaaaactgaaaaataaataaataaatagtcaaATTCTTACTGTGTCACGCcatataaatttaacaattaatttatcttaatttttgtatatttaaatattaaatttttttttatttttttaatgattaatttattatcgtatcatacttttgaaaaaaaatctgattattaataaataaaaatttgcgGATAAAATCAATGAATCGGACCCTAGCATGCTTTGTACAAAAGTTATAGATTTAGgatattaaaaaacttaaattacgtttttgtcttttatatttatttattttattctgtctctttattattaaaagattaaattatatctcttaattttaaaaattcatgcaatatatattgtctttttttaatacaattaggTATGCGAATTCGATAGTCTTAAATTGCCACTAAAACTACATTACTAACATTAGTAATTAATGGCGATTTATACTCgtcacttttattattttaatttattaaattttaaaaataataaataattaaaaatcataatttaaaatagtggTGGTTACAAATGACAAATGcacttttatttataagtttaaaaatataataaaagttataatttaaaaataagaaaatatattatattattttccatTCAAAACAACACATAATATTgaaaatgcttatttttttagaaactaaaaaaatattaaatctaaTATATTTGTCTATTACAAGAAAGACTAAATTCTATTTCTTATAACCTCAGATAAGATATCATCTtatgaaaaatacatttaacaataatatatcaaaatattttccaaaaaaaactataaaagataaaagcatAATTTAAGGTTAGATAAAACtataaaagcaaaaaataaaacacaagattttgattcaaatttgtctttattattgaaattatgTTCAATTATTAGCTAACCCATCAAGTTTTATTATAATCAATGCAAGttacaaatattttctttccatGTCACTTTTGACTCAAATTAAGTAGTTTTAGGCTTGTCTCTTCAAGCAATTAAGTAGTTTTTTACTTGCCTCTTCAAATAAATTCTTAAGTATTCTTTTTCAACAAATCacacttatttatttaagatcAAGGTACACATTGGGTATATCATCTTATATATGGATTACAAGGATAAAGTTCAAGTCTTGTACTCTCAAGATATATATATCGCGGGTTTTGAGTGTTGTGTTTCTATCTTTTAGCatagaataaattttacaaagatatttgaattttgatgataatttgttcacacataatttttttacggGTGAACTTTAAATCTTATGGTATTTAGAGGCATCTTCAAAAGCTAACCATTGTGACTACAAGTGAAGTTGATTTGATGCATAAATCTTATGTCACTAACTTGTGGAATTGATTTGATGCATAATCAGACACTAATCTCACCAACTTGTCTCAactatcaatttcataattttaaaattcaaatctagatcGATAATCTAAACTAGTAATCCAAAATTTTCTCCTTTATTTAGGTTAGATTAATTGGGTCATTGGATTAGATTATACTGGTAACCACTTAGAAGGAggttaaataaatcatattttatttccaACTAAAAGTTTATaccaaaatgaaatatttttcttataatagatATACATAAAATAGCATTCTTTCTCCTTACCCTAACCAAAACGATAAAACTATACTAACTCTCTAGTTGTTCATAAAATGTGGGTAATTCTCTTCCACTTTAACAAATAACTTCTGGATTTTGATGCGAGTTTCAACAACATTAACTTTAATCCAAACTTGCATGTGCATCCTATCTTGCCTTTATACCTTATTGTCTTCCTCATTCGTCATGCCAAGTTAACATCATTACACCTATCACGAGCATCAACTTAATGATTGACAGTTGAGACTTGAGACCATATATGCATGTACTCTTTATAAATGTGGGTGTGATCCATGCCCaaaaatagcagttaccttttCACTCACTCAAAAAGTTAAGTCTAACCAAAAAGCTGATTTACCACATGTCCATAAAGTCTTTAGTTTTCATCATGCATGATGAGAGGAACTCGAGATTGATGAACAAAGGACACCCCAGTACACATTAAATAGACTTAAAAGATATAACAGGTTGGGACCATGTAGTATCAATACACAAATTACCAGTTTGACAATTTCCATATAAATTGAGCATATTATATAGCCAGAATATATTTACCTGATGTAACTAAACTAATGAAAGTGAAGACAACAAACATCAACTTGGAGTGGCTGGAAAACACTTAGAATTAAGGTACAGGTTCATTATAtgggataaaattaattaataattcttgGTAGTTGGTATCATACTAGGATATACCATATACCCATAGGATTTTTGTACCAGAATGAAAGTATGTTGACCTTAGATCATGCTTTCACATGGTGCAACCATAGGTCCTACGTACAAGACTTGGTACTCTTGGTAATTGGAACATTCCAGCATGGTTTCCTATATAGAGATTAATCTCCTTAAGCAATAGGCTATTAACATCAAATGTCACACACATGCAGTCTTGGAACAATGAGTTAGAGCTACTTGGGTGGTGTGGTGCAGTCTTCACTGATTCTGGTAGTTGTGAGAGGAAAGAGATCAAGAGTCTTGACAGGTCGAGTGGTGCAACATGAAGATGCTTGATTATTATCAACATCCACAAGTGTCCAACCATAGTTGCAGAATGCCATCTCTTTACTCTCCACCAAATTACTTTGAGGGTTATGCACATTCCATTTGCAACTCAATGCTTGTTCTGACGATGTGTTCGCAGCACCTCCCTGAACATATATGAAATGAAGAAATTAGCAACAAACATAGTTTAAGTTTTCCCTAGCTTCCAATACAGTACAGCTCAAACTCAAAGCataacttttggaaatgaatccAAGACTTCAAGCTTCTTTAACCCCATCCTTGTGCAATGCCCCAAGTGTAATTAATTATGTGCAGTTACATCATTTATCTTAGTCAACAATTTGTAGAAGGATGCTAAGTCAGCAACTCCCATGCATTCAAGAGTTATATTATAGATATTACTCAGAAAAATATGAAGAGGCAAGACACAGCAAAGAAATTTACATTAAGTACATGGATTGAAGTTTGCAAACTTAATTAAGTTTGAATTAAAGTATATTTCATTTTCCAAATTGAGTTTGGAAAAGCAACTTTGATAGTTTTCAATTGAAAACTTGGTTTCAAGCTAATATAAATGTGTGAATGTGCGTTTAAGGAAAACCAAACATATCATCAAACTGCGTTTATTGGAAAAATGTAAGTTGAAGGAGGCCTAATACAATATTACTCAGGCTTTGTGCTTGCATGGTGGGGAAAAGGAAGATTACCTGAAAAAGCAAGCTAGGTGggttaaaaaagggaaaatcgTGGGTAGTAGAACGAAGAGTGCTATAACCAAAGTTACCAACAAAATGGTTAGTGAAATGATCTTGATTGAGTTTTGGGCAATGATGGTGGAGTTGgagctgttgttgttgttgctgctgtagCTGCAGTTGCTTGGTGAGTTTCCTTCTGAGCTTCTGTCTATCCCTAGCCTTGTGGTTCTGAAACCAGTAGAACACATTCTTTCCTTCTATCCTGCCATAGAAAGAAAGGTGTGTAGTAATTTGCTGAATTTGAGATGCACTAGGAGTTCTAATGCCACTCCTGTACAGTTCCTCCAAGATCATGAGCTGTTCTGTGGTAGGGCTCCATCTTGGTGAACCTGCTGGGGACATAGTATAGTAATAGTAgtctatatttttcttaatctctTTGATGATGATTTTCTAGAGACAGGAGAAAGGGGGATGTATAAATAGAGGGACAGAGAGAAAGATACAGTAAAGAGGAGAGGAAGAGACAAAAAGGAGAGAGGTTGAGGCAGGCATAAAAGGGAGTGGTGAATTAGATTGGTAAAAAGTACTAGCCTCTCATGCTCGTGTTCCTTTTAGAGGAGCATTCAAGTGAGGCTTCAGTCcatgcagagagagagagagagattctgAAAAGAGATGAGTGAATGAAGAGAATTACTGATTGTGAGTGTGAGTCATCATGACcttattattaactttttcttAACCGAATGAATCAGATTCTCCCCTAGTAAGGCTAATTCAGTACCATATATACTCTACAACTATACTCTTCAACTTGGACAAATTGCCCTTTCTCTCCCCTGATAATTAAGCACCTCTCTAATCTGGTGGCAAATCATATTTGTTCCCACCTCTATCACATCACCTGTTATATACTTCATAAATTCTATGATTGTGTGAAATCTTGTATTTATTGATGCATATATTATTACGAGGAAAGGCTAGCAGTATTCCAAGCATTATCATGTATTAAAATTGACTAAATGTCAAATGACACACGTCTCAACCCTCACTTATAAATtcgaatatattaataaatttcaagttttcaaaTAGTGTGTtagaaagtatatattttttaacatttctaaTATTACTCAACTATTCTGCAATTGGATGACCCAAGAGCtatactttttataaaatgtcaaaagctatgtttggttttaagTTGCAAGGATTTTCAGGTTAAAAAGTAAAACTGAAAAAGTCTCTTATTTAGTTCTTTTGGGGTATGGACCACATGCATGTAATTGTAAAGGGAGTTTATGCATCACATCTATCATCAATGTGGGGACAATTCAACTCTTGCAAGAATTGGATAAGATCACTatgaacaataatatttttctttaaatatttaatataatcgTTACTTAGGTTGAACTTAAAACATCTAATTAAGCTAAAATAATCTGACATAATTTATTCATATGTTGGGtgataaataaaagtaaaaatatttttacaaattgagtttacaaaataattaaaattcatttacaTTAAAGTTTGGTGAGCCTCAGGGCTTAATTCATCTAAattttttctgataaaaaaattcacattaaagtttataaattataatccaAGCATGcacaaattaactaataacaAGTGATATGTTTGGGTAACAATATATTGCACACAATTTTGTGATTTAAACATACTTTTGGAGAATATGGTACTCTTTGTATCTTTTATTCTGAATATATTCTTTTTGAAAGGGAtgcaatgaaaaaattattagatagttTAGAGGATCAACATAATATCTATTAATCTCCACAAGATATacaatcaaatattattaaatttttttctctaaattaaatttaagtatatGTAAGATAAAAATTGGTCAAAATTACAAACATGTAACAATATCGaattatctaataatttctcATGTAGTAATGGTTATCCCATGCACGAAATTAATGTGTTTCTTGCATTGAAGTGTTTCCAATTCAAACCTTCCCTCCCCAGTATTAAAACAATGTtggcattttaattttatttattggaaGCATATGAATGCTACTACTATGGAGTATTTAACAATTGTGAATTTTGATATGAAGACAGTGTTAGGGACAGGGGTAGCAAAGGTGAGACTTGGCAAAATGGCAAGTGACTGAGGTGGGGTCTCCCTTTTGTGTGTATATGCATGCTTCGTCCTTAGTGCTGACGTTTTGAAAAAGCAAGCATGGAACAGTTATGAGTCCATAAATGCAAGTTTCAGAGTGTCCAATGCCTTGTCTGTTTTTGGACTTGTCATCTCTGTCAACATTCCTCTTCATCTCAACCCTTCATTTTTCAATTCCCTCACGTCACCAACTCGTTACAAAGTCAACCACAAATCTGATaccataatattttttgttgggGTCATCTCAATTCTCAATATTTCATGCTGTTGTTACGTATTTCGTTACTTGTGCTACAGAGTTTCATTGTACTAGTAAGTTATGAAATGTCAATggtttttaattacttattactACTATTTCGTTACACAGTCTTATAGCTTTAAATCAACGTGATAAATCATTGTGGGCCATTAAATCTTtcatgaattttgaaaatgattggTCGGGCAAAAGTCTGTGCGTGTCCTCTAGCTTGTGATCGATCGAGATCATGTTTCTTAAGTTTGTTGATTGAGATTGGATCAAAACCTTTCTATCCGTGGTTTTACTGTtatacatcaattttttaaaataatattggtACGTAGTGATTAATTTTGATTGGAGATTAATTGTGATGACATaccatataaatatttttttatatctaaagATCAttcaatattcaaattttaaaatacttaattaaagGAGACATAAATTGTTATCATCTGCGtcgattattattaatttactgtTATACACAACCATGTTGTTGTATTGTCTTAACGTGTATTATTATGTGCTTTTTTCAATCAGTATTTAATAATCTATTTATTGGTTGAAGATTAGTGTTATTTATTCCTTTCATGTCCAACACTATATTTTAGCATTtgaccttgattttttttagatcaaTATAGTCTGTCTCGATATATAACTAAAaggattgttataaaaaaaaactaaaaggattagttgttttcataaaaaataacaagtaatatcataaaaaatagaaattatataCACTATAATCTAAGtaaatattaacaatataaGGATAAAGAAGAGTAATAACAATACACTTTCTCACATAAGCTTTTGAATacacttttttaattagttaaaatttattaaaactataaaaattacgTGAGagattcattaaataataaatagaagcTATACAACTTTGTGatgttcaataaattttaacgaaTAGAATATGGGTTCAAAAGAATATGTTAAATAATGTATTACTAATATTTCTCCAAATAATTAGTGAGTGAATTTgtttaaactaaaaaagataactttaaaataaatattttttatataaatattttttaaaaaaacatataggattgtttttaaaaataaatagaaaactattttttagacAGAAACAATTTAGACAAAcaccttaaaaatataaaattatttattttattaaaataaatttaaacaaactggtttaattaatatctaatagtagaactaaattttatataaaatgagtAAAATTAATCGAAAATAGAGACAGACATCCAAAATTCAAGTGAAAGAAAACTATCtaacttaaatattattatttttagtttaatcttGGCATATTTTGTGTAAGAAGTTGTGTGCTTTTTTCTTTAGCTATATATTAgtactatatttattatattatgaatTTGATTCTCACTAgcgtgtaaattttttttatcagccacaATCACATACTACGAGCAAGATTAACATCTGACTAACTGGATTATTGAAAGAcacttaggaaaaaaaaatattaatgctatatttatttctattggtaattatataaaatgacaagtttaattttatcatcTGTGTTTACAAGACAATGgttcataatttgttttttttttaatattattgacCGAGATTATAtgtgtaattttagttttatcctTAGGAACAGTTTTGAAGGACGATGAACAACGGTTGGAGTGTCCAGTTCCtatggatttttcttttcatttgggGAGCAATTATTCAGTTCCTATGattcaatagttttttttatatgtaaaaaaatagtttgttttttctaaatattaaaCGGCGGTCCAATACGTGCTCAGTATATTGAACTacgataatttatatatataaaaaaaaaaagtacaatagGCTGGACAGTTATGAGATTtgtcatataaaataaagagtttatttaaaaaattaagggaaatttcaactaataataaaactaatacgaattcataatttatcataaaaattcataataaaactaataattaaaaaatgagaaaaataactCTTTTATTAGAAAGATTGATTTGATTGAGATAGAATTTGATTGTGTTATCAATTATTATGGTTGAAATTCCTGCCAATAAGTAATGACATAATTTGATGGTATGAGTTGATGGAGACTTAATTCATAATATAGTTTGAATACTGATTAAAAAAAGTGTATCTTCAATTACTATGATTGAGATTTTTTCCAATGATGAGTGACATAATTTAATGGTATGGAAGATTGAGACTCCATTCATAATATAGTCCAGAAAATTACAAGTACTTTAAGTGCAAAGTAACTTGAGAAAGCATACCACATACTTAATgtgtaacaaaattaattttaaaaaaaatcaaaatttgatttagcattataaattattttttttattgtttgtttgattttgattagttaagttttttttataattatttattggttTATTTAAGGACTTGGACTCATTAGCCTTTTGAAAGGTtcgttaatttatttataggcCTTTATTTAAAGTTGACATTTAACATCCCCTAAAAACATaatcaaacttttaaaaaattggatTAAACTTTACAGAGAAACTTGCCAAGTAAATGACAAATATTTAGCTTTTTTAGGCCTTCCATAaaccaataaataattataaaaatagccaactaatcaaaatcaaacaaacaataaaaaaataatttataatgctaaatcaaattttgaattttattttgaaaattaattttgttacacATTAATAGCACAATCAACATTACTTACTCAAATCACTATATATTTAAGTATTCATAGTTTCTTAGACTATTATAAATGGGACTTCAATTCGCTCATACCATTAAATTTATCACTCATTATTGGAGAGAATCTTTCAATCACAATGATTGATGACATGATCTCCTAAACTATATTATGAATGAGCCTCACTCAACTCTCATGTCATTAATCATGGTAGAAAATCTCAACTATAATGATTGATGATCCAGTATTCAAACTATGTCTCAATCAATTCTCATGTCACTGATTATTAGAGAAAATCTAATCATAATGATTAATGACACAATCTCCTTAATTAGTATCCAAAACTATGTTATGAACTCAGAGTAAGTCAACTCATACTAAATTATATTAGTGATCATTCATGAAATTTCaactataataattaatgatataatcTCCTCTTTCAATATGATAAATCCACCTAAAAGATCTCTTAAATCATACTTTAATGCATCATACTTTCTCCCTACATTACCACACATCAAAGAGAACATCAAGAAGACTtctgtttttaataaataatgtattttatttctaCTTTGGAATAGAAAGGAAATAAGTATAATTCTTTAATAACAAATTACTATTATCTTAATCCAGAAACTATAAGGCGTTgtcataataataattgaaattagaaaaatatcaaataaatggtataattatttgactaaataactgtaattgaaattaataaatatcaaCTTGAAAGGACTAAGAAGATAAGTGCAATTATTCCttaaaattatagaataaaaaaacatacgGAAAAAAAGACCATTTTGTTCCACCATTGTTTTCTTGTGAGAAAAAAGTGTAAACTGAAGACTGAAGAGAGCCGCGGGACCCTATTCCAGCCAAATCCCAGGATTGTGAACACTGACTGAACAAACACCAGAGACAGTATTTGGGGCAGCAATTTTCTTTTCCAGATTCcaaacctattttattttttctatttttcagttCATCCTTTTCAAAGTTCTGTTTTATTGAAAACATTTCTCACACCGTCCAACTTCAATTCAACAACCGCCCCTTTTGCAAATTtggttcttttctctttctctgtcACCACTTTCCTTCGTCGTAGGTCACAGCGTGCGCTTCCGCATCACCCGCTTCTCTCTGCAAATGTACAGGTACTGCTTTGGTACCCTTTTGGTATGCCTTGTTGGAGCTTGAtttgctttctttcttcttcttttttcaatcttttatgACCCCATTATCACTCACATTTACAGTTTGCAACAACCCTTTTGTAGATTTTGTGTAGGAACTAGTAATGTATTTGCAAATGGACTTAATAGGGTATGGGTATGCTTTAGAGGGGAAATGGGTACTCCAATAAAAtgtcaattttcattttttttatttatctaaggGAATGCACAATAGAGGCTTTTACTGGaggttgtaaattttttattagcttAATTGATTGGGAAGATGAGGAATGTGGTAACGTAGGCCCTGGTTGGATCAACTATTCTATAACCACTTATAGGAGAAAAAAAGTAAGGGGGTAAAATGAGTTGAGCTTTGctaataagttaaaatcaacaacTTACCACCTTAGCTTTTGGAGAAATTAGATTATAGAAGTTAATGTGCATAAATTGATGTTAGAACAAAGGTGTTACAACAATTGATGCTGACATGCATTTTAGCGTATTGTTTTCTCCTATAAGTACTTACAGAGAAATTTGCATGTAAATGCAATGAGAAGTGAGCATTTTTAATAAGTGctgatttttgttattttttatatataaaatattgttattgGCGTTGTTGTGGAATAACATCAAATTATGGACTGGTTGACATGGCTTCTGATGAAAAGTTAAACATTGTTATCAGTGGGTATGATGATGCGTTAAACAAAAAGTTTTAGTTTGAGAATTCTtgagaaaaaattaaacttgtcTTTGGATGGCATGGAAGGAATTCAGTTCTATCTGATATGCTACATACATGGTTTCTGCATATGGTTATTGGACTTCCATTTGTGTCTGTGTTTTGATTTTCTGTACTGTTGTAATCAGCTAAGTAACAGACCAAGACTCATCAGTTTGGAATTTTGAAGTGTATGCTGATTACAATGATGTACAAAGCTATTGATTTATGTGGACTTTTGGTCGTCCCCAATTCTCAAACCATCAATCAATTGCGGTATTATATGCATGTAACACAACCCACGTAGACTCTACATCTTTTATCCTCCACACCCCTAAACCTTCTTATTGTCATTGACTTAGGTAGAAACAAATAAATCACGACTTCCATAGAAGGTTTGCCATTGAAAGGAATAATGTCATACTAACTAGAAATTGGCACTTTGGGGTTTGTGCTGATTTTGAATGCCTACTTGTTAGCTGGGAGCATAGATATTTCTTTCACCTTTGAAATATGTACGTTTTTAGCTTTGACAATATAATGCACCCTAGTTTGTGTTTATTGTCTTGTGATAGTTGGATATATAAATGTCTTTGTGGTATTCCATAGTTTAGgtaatttaatttcatattcacaAGAGTGATTTCTACATCTGGTATACAGTTCATAATCATATAGCTTCTTCAGTTTGGTTGTTCAGGAAAAGGCTTTAGTATGTTCAGCTTGAGCATGCAGTGTCATAACTATTGCACATGACTTTCAGACATTGACATACACTTTTTGACATCTACAATTACAGTTGTTGTTGTGGTCCTGTTATTACTGAAGATTGAGGGGGAAATGGGAAAAATAGCTCTTGCAGTAATAGTGAGCCTATGGGTTATTCCTACCACTGTAATGGTTAATCACATAGTTCCTGAGCCATATATGGtaagaaaaaagtttattaaaCTGGGGACCAGACAGTTGTTGATACTTAAATTGATACTGAAGAAAATTTCCATTTATTCAACATGACTGATGTCCATGATATGCAGGATGAAATATTTCATATACCACAGGCACAGCAGTACTGCAAGGGAAAGTTTGGAAGTTGGGACCCTATGATTACCACTCCTC
This region of Glycine max cultivar Williams 82 chromosome 7, Glycine_max_v4.0, whole genome shotgun sequence genomic DNA includes:
- the LOC102662354 gene encoding WUSCHEL-related homeobox 3 codes for the protein MSPAGSPRWSPTTEQLMILEELYRSGIRTPSASQIQQITTHLSFYGRIEGKNVFYWFQNHKARDRQKLRRKLTKQLQLQQQQQQQLQLHHHCPKLNQDHFTNHFVGNFGYSTLRSTTHDFPFFNPPSLLFQGGAANTSSEQALSCKWNVHNPQSNLVESKEMAFCNYGWTLVDVDNNQASSCCTTRPVKTLDLFPLTTTRISEDCTTPPK